A part of Aegilops tauschii subsp. strangulata cultivar AL8/78 chromosome 2, Aet v6.0, whole genome shotgun sequence genomic DNA contains:
- the LOC109734905 gene encoding subtilisin-like protease yields the protein MDNRNHGGWSSPRLALRVASALLFLCVAATPAASHGPHGHDTGVHKNFLIIVRSPYEYDTKLYKNTSSWHASLLGEVCDMAKEAMEKDPSSVTRLLYSYRNVVNGFSARLTVEELEEMKKKDWFYKAYPEKTYHLMTTHTPKMLGLMGEDRAGEGVWNTSNMGEGIIIGVLDDGIYAGHPSFDGEGMKPPPKKWTGRCDFNNTVCNNKLIGARSFFESAKWKWKGVDDPVLPINEGQHGTHTSSTAAGAFVPDANISGLAVGTAVGMAPRAHIAFYQVCFETKGCDRDDILAAVDDAIEDGVDVLSMSLGGNPDADFSEDPVSLGGYTAALNGVFVSTAAGNIGPNPATVANGAPWLLTVGASTTDRRFAATVKLGSGDELDGESLSEVKDYGKELRPLARDVGDGKCTSDTVLSAENVTGKIVICEAGVTPSTAKAKMVEKAGGFGMIVVTPEVFGPVIIPRPHVVPTVQVPYKVGQKLKAYVQSEKEATANFILKGTSFDTPRSPMMAPFSARGPNLQSRGILKPDIIGPGVNILAGVPGIADLVLPPKAEMPKFDVKSGTSMSCPHLAGVAALMKNAHPTWSPAAIKSALMTTTETTDNEKKPFLDVDGTQATYFATGAGHVNPKKAMDPGLVYNLSASDYVPYLCGLNYTDQQVNSIIHPEPAVDCNKITKIAEKDLNYPSITIIVDKADTAVSATRAVTNVGVASSTYEMEVEVPKSVTVEVTPTKLEFKELDEVLNYTVSVKAAAVPEGAIEGQLKWVSSKHIVRSPILILPGDGEEEATSGAEGPSAHVSSLLE from the coding sequence ATGGACAACCGAAACCATGGAGGATGGTCGTCGCCGCGTCTCGCCCTCCGCGTCGCGTCTGCCCTCCTCTTCCTGTGCGTAGCCGCGACCCCGGCGGCGAGCCATGGCCCCCATGGCCATGACACCGGCGTGCACAAGAACTTCCTCATCATCGTGCGCAGCCCGTACGAGTACGACACGAAGCTGTACAAGAACACGTCGAGCTGGCACGCGTCGCTCCTGGGCGAGGTGTGCGACATGGCCAAGGAGGCGATGGAGAAGGACCCCTCCTCCGTCACCCGGCTCCTATACTCGTACCGCAACGTCGTCAATGGCTTCTCCGCCCGTCTGACGGTGGAGGAGCTGGAGGAGATGAAAAAGAAGGACTGGTTTTACAAGGCCTATCCTGAGAAGACGTACCACCTCATGACCACGCACACGCCCAAGATGCTGGGGCTCATGGGCGAGGACCGCGCCGGGGAAGGCGTCTGGAACACCAGCAACATGGGCGAGGGCATCATCATCGGGGTCCTCGACGACGGCATCTACGCCGGCCACCCATCGTTCGACGGCGAGGGGATGAAGCCGCCGCCCAAGAAGTGGACTGGCCGGTGCGACTTCAACAACACGGTGTGCAACAACAAGCTCATCGGCGCGCGCTCCTTCTTCGAGTCGGCCAAGTGGAAGTGGAAGGGCGTCGACGACCCGGTGCTCCCCATCAACGAGGGCCAGCACGGGACGCACACGTCCAGCACGGCCGCCGGCGCGTTCGTGCCCGACGCCAACATATCCGGCCTCGCGGTGGGCACGGCGGTCGGCATGGCGCCCCGCGCGCACATCGCCTTCTACCAGGTGTGCTTCGAGACGAAGGGCTGCGACCGGGATGACATACTGGCGGCGGTCGACGATGCCATCGAGGACGGCGTCGACGTGCTCTCTATGTCTCTTGGCGGGAACCCGGACGCTGACTTCTCGGAGGACCCCGTCTCGCTCGGCGGATACACCGCTGCCCTCAACGGCGTGTTCGTCAGCACGGCGGCTGGCAACATCGGCCCGAATCCGGCAACCGTCGCCAACGGGGCACCCTGGCTTCTCACCGTGGGGGCGAGCACCACCGACAGGCGGTTCGCGGCCACCGTGAAGCTTGGCAGTGGAGATGAACTTGACGGCGAGTCGCTCAGCGAAGTCAAGGACTACGGGAAGGAGCTGCGGCCGTTGGCCCGCGACGTGGGCGACGGTAAGTGCACCAGCGACACCGTGTTGAGCGCGGAGAACGTCACCGGGAAGATCGTCATTTGCGAGGCTGgcgtcacccctagcaccgccAAGGCCAAAATGGTCGAAAAGGCCGGCGGGTTCGGCATGATCGTCGTCACCCCTGAGGTGTTCGGCCCGGTCATCATCCCGAGGCCCCACGTCGTCCCGACGGTGCAGGTGCCCTACAAAGTCGGGCAGAAGCTCAAGGCCTACGTGCAGTCCGAGAAAGAAGCCACGGCGAACTTCATCTTGAAAGGAACGTCGTTCGACACCCCGCGGTCGCCGATGATGGCGCCGTTCTCGGCGCGGGGGCCGAACCTGCAAAGCCGGGGGATCCTAAAGCCTGACATCATCGGCCCGGGAGTGAACATACTCGCGGGCGTCCCCGGCATCGCGGATTTGGTGTTGCCGCCCAAAGCGGAGATGCCCAAGTTCGACGTCAAGTCCGGCACGTCCATGTCGTGCCCGCACCTCGCCGGTGTCGCCGCGCTAATGAAGAACGCGCACCCGACGTGGTCGCCCGCCGCCATCAAGTCGGCGCTGATGACGACCACTGAAACCACCGATAACGAGAAGAAACCGTTCCTCGACGTGGACGGCACGCAGGCGACGTACTTCGCCACGGGCGCCGGGCACGTGAACCCGAAGAAAGCCATGGACCCGGGGCTCGTGTACAACCTGTCGGCGTCGGACTACGTCCCGTACCTGTGCGGGCTCAACTACACGGACCAGCAGGTGAACTCGATCATCCACCCGGAGCCGGCGGTGGACTGCAACAAGATAACAAAGATCGCCGAGAAGGACCTCAACTACCCGTCGATCACCATCATCGTCGACAAGGCGGACACCGCCGTGAGCGCCACCCGCGCGGTGACCAACGTCGGTGTGGCAAGCTCGACGTACGAGATGGAGGTTGAGGTGCCGAAATCGGTGACGGTGGAAGTAACGCCGACGAAGCTGGAGTTCAAGGAGCTGGACGAGGTCTTGAACTACACGGTCTCCGTCAAGGCGGCGGCCGTGCCGGAAGGCGCCATCGAAGGGCAGCTCAAGTGGGTCTCCAGCAAGCACATCGTGCGAAGCCCGATCCTCATATTGCccggcgacggggaggaggaggccacgTCGGGAGCTGAGGGGCCTTCAGCTCATGTTAGTTCTTTGCTCGAGTGA